One segment of Echeneis naucrates chromosome 15, fEcheNa1.1, whole genome shotgun sequence DNA contains the following:
- the hells gene encoding lymphoid-specific helicase — protein MSSVKAGSRSVSPHCPKPDEPEEPLGTTMETEAAKDVSVKCESVSSEVVITKEMEEEEKQLMEEGERKEKEMMEKARETWQKDSHNMRFKRLQHLLQKSNIYSKFLLTKMEQQQNEEKLRKEKLEKKNKKGTNKAEPEKEKKKRRRDEDYKISDIMSKEEIMSQAKKAKVEAADEGPVQKKLEAEDIEKMSDSNQDIKNRLSETVRDNAKHLLDPNRMVNGEPVPAQQPQLFTGGVMRWYQIEGIEWLRMLWENGINGILADEMGLGKTIQCIAHIAMMIEKKVMGPFLVVAPLSTLPNWINEFKRFTPEVSVVLYHGPQAERAQKLKQIRRPQGLLSMCPVVITSFEISMIDRKFLQRFHWKYLIVDEGHRIKNLNCRLVRELKVLPTDNKLLLTGTPLQNNLAELWSLLNFLLPEVFDDLESFESWFDINTLGEAESVVVAEREQNILSMLHQILTPFLLRRLKTDVTLEVPPKKEIIVYAPLTAKQELFYTAVVNKTITKTLGLEKTETPMELTMSGRPKRRGRKVVDYKETESDTPRGLEKYLESLYKEPEQRSMPVLDIKTKLDSQVTLKLQNILMVLKRCCNHPYLVEYPLDPVTQEFKIDEQLVQSSGKLLILDRLLPALKERGHKVLIFSQMTSILDILMDYCFLRGFQFSRLDGSMSYADRDENMSKFSQDPEVFLFLLSTRAGGLGINLTAADTVIIFDSDWNPQADLQAQDRCHRIGQTKPVLVYRLVTVNTIDEKILERASAKRKLEQMVIHKNKFKGGKAELNQSKSCIDLDELMDLLKAQGAEKQVKASKGKVISDKDLEALLDRSDLLEKGKSGVKKEKVGVFRVIDAEESSEISLT, from the exons ATGAGCAG TGTGAAGGCAGGAAGTCGTAGTGTGTCTCCTCACTGTCCCAAACCGGACGAGCCCGAGGAGCCTCTGGGCACCACCATGGAGACTGAAGCTGCCAAAG ATGTCAGTGTGAAATGTGAGAGTGTGTCATCTGAAGTTGTCATCACAaaggaaatggaggaagaggagaagcagcTGATGGAAGAAGGcgagaggaaagagaaggagatgaTGGAAAAG GCCCGGGAGACGTGGCAGAAAGACTCTCACAACATGCGCTTTAAGAGGCTGCAGCATCTCCTGCAGAAGAGCAACATCTACTCCAAGTTCCTGTTGACTAAAATGGAGCAGCAACAGAACGAG gAGAAACTAAGAAAGGAGAAACtagagaagaagaacaagaag GGCACCAACAAGGCTGAACCTGAGAAAG agaaaaagaagagaaggagggatgaAGACTATAAAATTTCAGACATCATGTCAAAAGAA gaaaTCATGTCACAGGCTAAGAAAGCAAAAGTGGAGGCAGCG GACGAGGGCCCGGTCCAGAAGAAACTAGAAGCTGAGGACATTGAGAAAATGAGCGACTCAAACCAAGACATCAAAAACCGGCTGTCAGAGACGGTGCGAGACAATGCTAAGCACCTGCTGGACCCTAACAGGATGGTCAACGGCGAGCCGGTCCCTGCTCAGCAGCCACAGCTCTTCACTGGGGGGGTCATGAGGTGGTACCAGATCGAGGGCATCGAGTGGTTGAGG ATGCTGTGGGAGAATGGCATCAACGGGATCCTGGCGGATGAGATGGGCCTGGGGAAGACCATCCAGTGCATCGCTCACATTGCCATGATGATTGAAAAGAAAGTCATGGGCCCCTTCCTGGTGGTGGCGCCGCTCTCCACCCTGCCCAATTGGATCAATGAGTTCAAACGCTTCACGCCAGAG GTATCTGTGGTCCTCTATCACGGCCCCCAGGCAGAGAGGGCCCAAAAACTGAAGCAGATCCGTAGACCTCAGGGGCTCCTCAGCATGTGTCCTGTGGTCATCACCTCCTTTGAGATATCTATGATTGACAGGAAGTTTCTCCAG CGTTTCCACTGGAAGTATCTGATTGTGGACGAAGGCCATCGCATCAAAAACCTTAACTGTCGTCTGGTGAGGGAGCTGAAGGTGCTTCCCACCGacaacaagctgctgctgacgGGGACGCCGCTGCAGAACAACCTTGCTGAGCTCTGGTCCCTCCTCAACTTCCTGCTGCCGGAGGTGTTTGATGACCTTGAGAG CTTTGAATCATGGTTTGACATCAACACTCTTGGGGAGGCTGAGAGTGTCGTGGTTGCTGAGCGCGAGCAGAACATCCTGAGCATGTTGCACCAG ATTCTGACTCCGTTCTTGCTGAGGAGGTTGAAAACAGATGTGACGCTGGAAGTTCCTCCAAAGAAGGAGATAATCGTTTACGCCCCTCTGACGGCCAAACAGGAGTTGTTTTACACCGCCGTGGTCAACAAGACCATCACCAAGACGCTGGGCTTGGAAAAG acagaaactCCCATGGAGCTGACAATGAGTGGCAGACCGAAGCGTAGAGGTCGAAAGGTGGTGGACTACAAAGAGACAGAGTCAGACACACCCCGCGGTCTGGAGAAGTATCTGGAGAGTCTTTACAAGGAGCCCGAGCAAAG ATCTATGCCGGTGCTGGACATCAAGACCAAGCTGGACTCTCAGGTCACCCTGAAGCTGCAGAACATCCTGATGGTGCTGAAGAGATGCTGCAACCACCCCTACCTGGTGGAGTACCCACTGGACCCTGTCACACAGGAGTTTAAg ATAGATGAGCAGTTGGTGCAGAGTTCGGGGAAGTTGCTCATCTTGGACAGACTTTTACCAGCTCTGAAAGAACGAGGACACAAG GTCCTGATCTTCAGTCAGATGACGTCCATCTTGGATATTCTGATGGATTACTGCTTCCTGCGCGGCTTCCAGTTCAGCCGCCTGGATGGTTCGATGTCATACGCCGACAGAGATGAAAAC ATGTCCAAGTTTTCACAAGATCCGGAAGTTTTTCTGTTCCTCCTCAGCACCAGAGCTGGAGGTCTGGGGATCAACCTGACGGCCGCCGACACCGTCATCATCTTTGACAGTGACTGG AACCCCCAGGCGGACCTGCAGGCCCAGGATCGCTGTCATCGCATCGGTCAGACAAAACCGGTGCTGGTTTATCGTCTGGTCACTGTTAACACCATCGATGAGAAGATCCTGGAGAGAGCATCAGCCaagaggaagctggagcagATGGTCATTCACAAGA ATAAGTTCAAAGGCGGGAAGGCAGAGTTGAATCAAAGTAAAAGCTGCATTGATCTGGACGAGTTGATGGACCTGCTGAAAGCCCAAGGCGCAGAGAA ACAGGTGAAGGCGTCGAAGGGGAAGGTGATCAGTGACAAGGATCTGGAGGCTTTACTGGACCGCAGCGACTTACTGG AAAAAGGGAAGAGCGGTGTGAAGAAGGAGAAGGTTGGCGTCTTCAGGGTGATCGATGCTGAAGAGTCGTCAGAGATCTCGCTGACCTGA
- the LOC115055345 gene encoding calcium homeostasis modulator protein 2 yields MAAAALVTENFKFVSLFFKSKDVMIFNGLIALGTVAGQSAYTVFAFHCPCASGRNYCYGLAAIGVPALAFFLVGIMLNKRTWDLVSECRLRKCRKLSAATAFALLGSIVGRAVVAPLTWVVISLLHGQAYTCALSEFVDPSTLKNFPPGQGSEVMARLSCPGGVPEAVQSFWVEVERQLKYESQLIGWLLLAGSSVIIFLIMCLKRCSSPLGYLQEDYWSQYRHSENTLFERTAAVHTNFLAAQNVKSFFGFVALEKEEREQLDGLQSLRPINSTDWNRITGVYLYREKNGLPLYSRLNKWATYSLENNVEALEKEMDVLS; encoded by the exons atggctgctgctgcactcgTCACAGAAAATTTTAAGTTTGTGTCGCTCTTCTTCAAGAGTAAAGATGTGATGATCTTTAACGGTCTGATTGCTCTGGGGACAGTTGCCGGACAGTCTGCGTACACCGTGTTTGCCTTTCATTGCCCATGCGCTTCAGGGAGGAACTACTGCTACGGCTTAGCGGCCATTGGCGTTCCAGCACTGGCTTTTTTCCTGGTGGGAATAATGCTGAACAAGAGGACGTGGGACCTGGTTTCCGAGTGCCGCCTCAGAAAGTGCCGGAAGCTGTCGGCAGCCACTGCCTTCGCACTGCTGGGAAGCATCGTAGGTCGAGCTGTGGTGGCGCCGCTCACCTGGGTGGTCATCTCTTTGTTGCACGGCCAGGCGTACACGTGCGCTCTCAGTGAGTTTGTTGATCCTAGCACCCTGAAGAACTTCCCAccaggtcaggggtcagaggtcatggcTAGATTGTCGTGTCCAGGAGGCGTTCCAGAGGCAGTGCAGAGTTTCTGGGTGGAAGTTGAGCGTCAACTGAAATATGAATCTCAG ctgattggctggctgcTGCTGGCAGGAAGTTCTGTGATCATCTTCCTCATCATGTGTCTGAAGCGCTGCTCCTCCCCCCTCGGATACCTGCAGGAGGACTACTGGTCCCAGTATCGCCACAGTGAGAACACCCTGTTTGAGCGCACGGCCGCCGTCCACACCAACTTCTTGGCTGCCCAGAACGTGAAGAGCTTCTTTGGCTTCGTGGCTCTGGAGAAGGAGGAGCGGGAGCAGCTGGATGGACTCCAGAGTCTTCGTCCAATCAACAGCACCGATTGGAACAGAATAACAGGCGTCTACCTGTACCGGGAGAAGAACGGCCTGCCGCTCTACAGCCGGCTCAACAAATGGGCCACGTACAGCCTTGAGAACAATGTGGAGGCCCTGGAGAAAGAGATGGACGTCCTCAGCTGA
- the calhm3 gene encoding calcium homeostasis modulator protein 3 isoform X1 has translation MERLKLVLQYFQSNSESISNGICIILALVSVKLYTSFDFNCPCLPQYNKLYSLGVMIIPPIILFFLGILVNRHTGVMMDEWMRPTGNRSKNPAVVKYLFSAMMQRALLAPMVWILVTLLDGKIFICAFSVTVDPGLFSGTGSPGPGLSWFVLVCPGLSWFVMVCPGLSWFVLVCPGLSWFVLVCPGLSWFVLVCPGLSCVSSGLPNSTGLEVIRIMAKVPCKEDVIFKNSSFRKAVSRYIRCYSQAVGWSILLFLIILGALGRLVKPCFDDHATFLQTRYWSNYLDMEQKLFDETCVLHAREFAQNCVVQFFEDMREDTIFRLPHPPIISKFLDGWEEEEEERLHGITKQEQMDQLLNKWFYSKPELDVTRIAHRPRTCVTWEDRDRKILYSDV, from the exons ATGGAGCGACTGAAGTTGGTCCTGCAGTATTTCCAGTCCAACTCCGAGTCCATCTCCAACGGGATCTGCATCATCCTGGCCCTGGTCAGCGTCAAACTCTACACCAGCTTCGACTTCAACTGCCCCTGCCTCCCCCAGTACAACAAGCTGTACTCGCTGGGTGTCATGATCATCCCTCccatcatcctcttcttcctggGCATCCTGGTCAACAGACACACGGGTGTCATGATGGACGAGTGGATGAGACCGACAGGGAACAGGTCCAAGAATCCAGCTGTGGTGAA GTACCTGTTCTCAGCCATGATGCAGAGGGCCCTGCTGGCCCCCATGGTCTGGATCCTGGTCACTCTGTTGGATGGAAAGATCTTCATCTGTGCCTTCAGTGTCACCGTGGACCCAGGTCTTTTTTCAGGTACTGGTtctcctggtccaggtctgtcCTGGtttgtcctggtctgtcctggtctgtcctggtttGTCATGGTCTGTCCTGGTTTGTCCTGGtttgtcctggtctgtcctggtctgtcctggtttgtcctggtctgtcctggtttGTCCTGGTTTgttctggtctgtcctggtctgtcctgtgtTTCTTCAGGTTTGCCAAACAGCACTGGTCTGGAGGTGATCCGGATCATGGCTAAAGTTCCCTGTAAAGAAGATGTGATCTTCAAGAACAGCTCATTCCGTAAAGCCGTGTCACGTTACATCCGCTGCTACTCTCAg GCTGTGGGCTGGtccatcctcctctttctcatcaTACTGGGAGCCCTGGGCCGCCTCGTCAAGCCGTGTTTCGACGACCACGCCACCTTCCTGCAGACGCGTTATTGGAGCAACTACCTGGACATGGAGCAGAAGCTCTTCGATGAGACCTGCGTCCTTCACGCTCGTGAATTCGCCCAGAATTGTGTGGTGCAGTTCTTTGAGGACATGAGGGAGGACACCATCTTCCGTCTTCCTCACCCGCCCATCATCAGCAAGTTCCTGGAcgggtgggaggaggaggaggaagagcgaCTTCACGGGATAACAAAGCAGGAGCAGATGGACCAGCTGCTCAACAAGTGGTTCTACAGCAAACCGGAGCTGGACGTGACCCGCATCGCACACAGACCCAGGACCTGCGTCACCTGGGAGGACCGCGACAGGAAGATTTTATACTCTGATGTCTAG
- the calhm3 gene encoding calcium homeostasis modulator protein 3 isoform X2, translated as MERLKLVLQYFQSNSESISNGICIILALVSVKLYTSFDFNCPCLPQYNKLYSLGVMIIPPIILFFLGILVNRHTGVMMDEWMRPTGNRSKNPAVVKYLFSAMMQRALLAPMVWILVTLLDGKIFICAFSVTVDPGLFSGLPNSTGLEVIRIMAKVPCKEDVIFKNSSFRKAVSRYIRCYSQAVGWSILLFLIILGALGRLVKPCFDDHATFLQTRYWSNYLDMEQKLFDETCVLHAREFAQNCVVQFFEDMREDTIFRLPHPPIISKFLDGWEEEEEERLHGITKQEQMDQLLNKWFYSKPELDVTRIAHRPRTCVTWEDRDRKILYSDV; from the exons ATGGAGCGACTGAAGTTGGTCCTGCAGTATTTCCAGTCCAACTCCGAGTCCATCTCCAACGGGATCTGCATCATCCTGGCCCTGGTCAGCGTCAAACTCTACACCAGCTTCGACTTCAACTGCCCCTGCCTCCCCCAGTACAACAAGCTGTACTCGCTGGGTGTCATGATCATCCCTCccatcatcctcttcttcctggGCATCCTGGTCAACAGACACACGGGTGTCATGATGGACGAGTGGATGAGACCGACAGGGAACAGGTCCAAGAATCCAGCTGTGGTGAA GTACCTGTTCTCAGCCATGATGCAGAGGGCCCTGCTGGCCCCCATGGTCTGGATCCTGGTCACTCTGTTGGATGGAAAGATCTTCATCTGTGCCTTCAGTGTCACCGTGGACCCAGGTCTTTTTTCAG GTTTGCCAAACAGCACTGGTCTGGAGGTGATCCGGATCATGGCTAAAGTTCCCTGTAAAGAAGATGTGATCTTCAAGAACAGCTCATTCCGTAAAGCCGTGTCACGTTACATCCGCTGCTACTCTCAg GCTGTGGGCTGGtccatcctcctctttctcatcaTACTGGGAGCCCTGGGCCGCCTCGTCAAGCCGTGTTTCGACGACCACGCCACCTTCCTGCAGACGCGTTATTGGAGCAACTACCTGGACATGGAGCAGAAGCTCTTCGATGAGACCTGCGTCCTTCACGCTCGTGAATTCGCCCAGAATTGTGTGGTGCAGTTCTTTGAGGACATGAGGGAGGACACCATCTTCCGTCTTCCTCACCCGCCCATCATCAGCAAGTTCCTGGAcgggtgggaggaggaggaggaagagcgaCTTCACGGGATAACAAAGCAGGAGCAGATGGACCAGCTGCTCAACAAGTGGTTCTACAGCAAACCGGAGCTGGACGTGACCCGCATCGCACACAGACCCAGGACCTGCGTCACCTGGGAGGACCGCGACAGGAAGATTTTATACTCTGATGTCTAG